From the Ipomoea triloba cultivar NCNSP0323 chromosome 8, ASM357664v1 genome, the window ATTGGAACAATTAGCTCTAAGTAGCTGCGGGCAAGAATTTATTCTTGTTGGAGGGATATTCTTTGAATTCCCTtgtttttctttcctttggTTTCACTTTATAATATCATAGTCTCCTTAGATTTCTTTGATCAAATTCATCCTGTCTATTTACTCTTATCAGGCAAAGATGCAAACTTTATACGTGTACTCATTTTGCATCACATAATTCTGACCGAGTATGGGCCTGTTTATTAAAATAGATATTCAAAGTGGCTGGGTAAATTAGCTGATATAAGCATGCGACAAAACGCTGCATATGGATTTTGGAACTTTAGCTTCAACACTCTCTACCACTCAATGCAGGTTAGAATCTCGTAACACCTTCCTTTTTGCCTTCACAAACTTAGTACCGTAATACATTTTGATTGTTTTAGGCATGAAAAAGAGAGAGTATGATACTATTGTAAGATCCTCTAGTGTTTGTTTGACACCTAAAGATTATTTATGTTGAAAAGCAAAGGGTTGTGTCTGTTTATGAATAGGTGCTTACTTAACAGTTATGCGTCTCTATATACATGTATGATGTTTCTTCATTAGAAACATAGAGTTATAGTAACATATTGTAATCATTCAGTATTATATACATTTTCTCATTCCTCGATTTCTTCATCTCTGCTTctgcctaactggcgggtggttgttattctccacccgcgaGGCCTTtgaatctttcaaattcaacaaCTTATTTATACGAAAAGTAATTTTGATTTAACAAGTCTAATTTTTATAGGTTATTGCTGTCCTAGTAGGAGGAATGTTTATACTGGCTGGCCATATATCAGCAGAGCAACTTACAAAATTCATCTTATACAGCGAGTGGCTTATCTATTCCACGTGGTGGGTGGGGGACAACGTGTCATCACTAATGCAGTCCGTTGGGGCAAGTGAAAAGGTTTTTCGCTTAATGGATCTTGAACCAAGCAGTCAGTTAATTGCCAAAGGTCTGCACCGTTTTACATTCTTGCCTCTGAAGtgtgtttcttctttttattcatTCAACAATGTGCATATTTGTTGGTAAAGCAAATGGATTTTTTATGTGCATTTATCAATGTGGCAACTTGATGTTAAGCGGTATCTAGATGGCTTCATTGTGTGCTACATATTCATCTATTGTGTTTAAACTACATTTTATCCATTTTGACAATTTTTCTAATGTAGGACCCTTTGcattacccccccccccccaaccaccaccaccataaaAGTCAGTTCTCATGTTCATAGACGTGCAATATAGGAACTAAGGAGACTATTTAAATACAtaggaaaaattgcacttttcgttcctaagttataggataattgtagGATTCATCCCCTACTTATTGGTTGTGCTCACTTCCTGTCCCTAAGTTCTAACTGGCGTTGCAAATTTCGTACTTTTTCTTacaaaacattagggacgaaatttgcaatttcagttatagcttagggacgagaagtgagcacgaccaacgagccctataacttagggatgaaaactGCACTTTTCCCAAGTTATTATCTCTTTATTCTCAACTTTTTTGGTGGATGTAAACATGTTGCAGGATTGAAGTTACAAAGATTGTCAGGTCAAATTGAATTTAAGAATGTTTCCTTTTGCTACCCTTTTAGGACAACGGTATGTTTATTCCTATTATTAGCACAAttgcatatttttctaaatGAGATCCTATGCATAAATCTATCATGGCAACAATgggagaaattaaaatattttgactaCCAAACAGGTGCCAGTACTGCAACAGATAAACTTCACAGTGCATCCTGGCGAAGTTGTAGCAATTGTAAGTTTTTCATCTTTTCGGTATTGAATTTTTGTAGTTTTCAGCTTCTGAAGAGTCTCATTTGTAATACTTTTATCTTACAAGTTACAAGTATAATGACTTCACTAAACCATTTTCCCGATCTTAGGAATTATAATTAGCCAACTTTAATTTTGCTTAGGTTGGTCTTAGTGGTAGTGGGAAAAGCACTTTGGTGAGCCTTCTTCTCCGCCTTTATGAGCCAACGAGTGGCCAGGTGAGCCTTCTTATCTTCAatgcattattttaattatcatatgGAGATATAGAACAACCACCCCGGTCCCCGGCAGTCAACAGTcaataatgtaataaaaatcTTTCAGTGACATCTGAATGATAAAGTGAATACAATTGCCATTAGATTGCCCCGGTTATGTATAAGATCAAAAGATTGAGTTGGGCAGATCTTTCCCTTTCTTTTCctgttttattttgttgattgTTTGTTTTTAGTCCATttcttttcataattttttcttaaaaattgtaACTATAGATATGTGTTGATGGATACCCAGTTAAAGACCTGGACATTAAGTGGTTCAGAGAGAGGATTGGCTATGTGGGACAGGTTCTCCTTCGAACATATGGTCtaaatgaatttgaattagatttTGCATTGTCTTTGACTCTCGGGTGTTTTCTACAGGAACCTCGGCTTTTCCGCACGGATATCAGTTCAAACATAAAATACGGTTGCACTCGGAATATTAGTCAGGAGGATGTGGAATGGGCTGCGAAGCAGGCCTTTGCTCATGATTTCATTTCGTCTCTGCCCCAGGGCTACCAAACTCTTGTTGATGATGAGTTGCTCAGTGGGGGACAAAAGCAGAGAATAGCAATTGCTAGAGCCCTTCTTCGAGACCCCGACATTTTAGTTCTAGATGAAGCTACTAGTGCTCTAGATGCGGAGAGTGAGCACAACGTCAAGgtattttcttcttgttttgtCACAACTGctgtaaaaatcggcctagaCGGCCACGTCCCTAGGCCAAGGGGATTTCAGGCCTAGGCGCCTTTTAGTCGGCTGGCCGACTAGGCACCCTCAGCACCCACCTAGGCGCTAAACGCCCGTCTACCGCCCGAGGAGCGCTTAGCGCCTTCTACAACCTTGTTTGTAACTCAAAAATCAACAAGTAACTTTCAAAATCCTTACTCATATCATTTTACATTGAATATAGGGCACCCTTCGCGCAGTCAGAAGAGACTTGAACACAAAGAGAACTGTCATAGTAATTGCGCACAGGTTCCTCCTCTATTACTCTATTTCCAAATGAACGAACTGCTGAACTTTAGCCTAAAGTATTCACAAACCTCTTTCTCTACAGACTTTCTACAATTCAAGCTGCTGACAGGATAGTGGTCATGGATAGTGGAAATATCATTGAGGTATGACGCTCCGCGATAATTAAAACCTATAATAACTATGATTTCTGAGctctttctttttcattttctgtatGTTAAGAGTcctacattgaaaatataagagagaacatactggtttataaggtcatgggttagactagctaattgattgaattcagtcttttagtgtgggTTCGTCCATGTGCACTATTAGCCCAATTGAGTGCCCATGATCTAATCGGTCCACTTTGTGTTCGCCTGGTTGTCTACtagattcagtcttttagtgtggtttggcccactGTACTGACTTTAAGTATCTTTATCCTCCTTTTTGGTAATTGGTTTCTTTGTTGGGTTGGGTTAAGTGGTCCTAACTTATTGGCCTTCATGCAGATGGGCAACCACAGCGAGCTGCTTCTCCGTGATGGCTTGTATGCACGATTAACTAAACGACAGGCCGATGCTGTGGCGTGAAGTAAAGAGCGAAGTTGAGCGTCAAAGGTTTCTGGTACGTCTTGACATCTCATCCTCCTTCGTATACTACTCCGTTGCAAGATTGCTTCACGACCGTGTATACTACCGGCATAAACCCAAATACATTTACTAGAATTCTGTTTAGCGGAGAAAGGAGGTGTGCCTAGATTGACTGAATTAGCTGCAGAGCTTGCTGTTTTTAACAATCAGGTTCAGCAGAGTATTTAGCAttcatattttgataatttttaacaTTATTTGTTTCTTGATCAACTTTTTTAAGGATCACCAAGCCTGTAAAATTCGAAAAAAATTACTAGTGTACATTTTTCTATACGAAAAACCCTCTTCTTTTTGTTCCAAAAAGCGCAGTTTGTTTacaagaaatatataatttacagtGATTTTGTTTCCATCTGAAATAGCTTAGTAAGTTGTTTTTGAGGTTATCTCAATAGTTTTGTAAGTGGTGGTGTAAttgcaggttttttttttttttttttttttaagagaaaaaCAGAAACTCCACTTTCTAATGCTCTGATCATACTAGAGTTTGAAGCAATTTTGTATTCATAGCTACAGTGGGGCGGTTTGGAAAATGACCCCTCTGACACAGAAAAATCATATTAGTGTTTTGATAATCAAAACAtaagttttcttcttttatatataCCCCAAGGCTCTTGTGCATTATGTTTCTTAGATgtgaaatataatgaaattatggtCATAGATCTGTTTTAATCCAAGGCACAAGATTCCCTTTAAATTTCTAAAGCACGCCCACAAATAAGGGCAAATTTGTAATTACACTTCATTCAATCAAACTAGATTTCTTAATTGCCATATTCGATCAAACGCGAATCTTTCCTTCCCTTGCCGATCTTTCCTTCATTGAATCAAATCAAATCCCGATCAACCTGATGCAAGATCTATTCGCATAATCAACAAAACTTACTCGATCCACACAATAGATGAAGGTAAACTCAattctaaattattttaatcCATTCGTTGTTATGAAATCGCAATTATATTGTTGAATCTTTGCATATTCTTTACACATTCGTTGATATGAAATCACAATTATATTGATGCATTCTTGCACACAATTATATTGATGCGTTCTTTACACATTCGTTGATATGAAATCACAATTTTAATcaatgtatttaattaattagccaTAAAAAAATGCACTGGAAGATATAAGGAAAAATAGAGTAagtacccaaaatggtccctcgacaaTAGCAAAACtcacaaattagtcctcaactactgattgaatccaattaagtcctaactttttaatttttacccaattaagtcctccgtCTATTTGACTGTTTGCTGACCGTGATCTTTGaggatatatatgtaatttcatgCGCAATTGAAGAATCAACGCTTTGGCTGTTGGATTGAGAGGCGAGGTTGCACATGAACAATGGCTTGGATCCTGCGGCTAGGTGAATAGAGAACTGATAATTGCATATAACATATGTCAGATTTCGGAAtccattacatatatatatttattgttttgtaGAGTAATTAGTTTTATGCAGCTAAGAGTGGAGGTAGAATAGCAAGAACAAGGAGTGGCTCACCGAAAACTACGACGTTTATATACACTCCGACGACTACACACCATAACGGCCAAGTCGAGCCGGGAAGACGATACAGAGGAGTGAGACGGCGGCCATGGGGGAGATGGGCGGCCGAAATTCGAGATCCCAACAAATCCGCCAGAGTGTGGCTCGACACTTTCGACACTGTCGAAGTGGCCGCCGAAGCCTACGACCAAGCCGCCCCCAGGTTCAGAGGCAGCAAGGCTAAGCTCAATTTCCCGGAAAATGTAAGCTTGTTGCCTCCTCCTTCTTCGGCTAGGGTTTCATCTCCCGCCGCTCGCTTTCCGACTAGTCTTTATTCTAATTTCGGTTCGCTGGCGGTCGTCAACCGCCCCGGGGAGTTTGTGGTTCAGCATCCCCCcgtgagtttgttagaacaacGGATATGTTCGCCGGAATCTTTGTCCTCAATGTTCCCTTCTGCTCAGCCACCGGTTCGTTTCAGCCATGCTGGCGGCCAGAGTAGCAGAACGGAACATCCCGCTGCTTCTTGGTCGGATTAGACTCACCACCTGCttcgagggaccattttaggtaTTTACTCAGAAAAATAATATGAAGTCTATGCAGTtttatttcattagttataagaatgtgcactgaaGGCACATAATTGTGCTTTGtatggcacaacaatgtgcactataagcataaaatTAACCTTCGAGATGGTTAATAGTGTGCACTATACGATTAAACAATCTACACTATTAGGtagaaaaatatgcactgctaggcacaacaatgtgcactataagaataaaaaatatgcattgaaaataatagggaaaaataatatgaagtttacgcaattttatttgattagctataagaatgtgcactggaaggcacATAATTAtgctctgtatggcacaacAATGTGGACTACAAGCATAAAACTAACCTAAAAGGTGGTTAATA encodes:
- the LOC116027428 gene encoding ABC transporter B family member 26, chloroplastic, producing MSLPMCSLQPQFALYVQQRRVLVRNLHERLHFGPKPKTQFLFSEHSSKKRFGFVTPVKSASVNGYPLHDNYSKERGLEGEDAELGEKFRKWVGLARDFLPGGSWWRLSSEDAKVEMAAEPVTVIRALQKMWELIAEERWLIFSAFAALIVTALSEISIPHFLTASIFSAKSSSVPVFYRNVRILAVLSIVAGVCSGVRGCFFGIANMILVQRMREKLYSTLLRQDISFFDSETVGDLTSRLGADCQQVSRVIGNDLNLILRNLLQGIGALAYLLILSWPLGLCTLAICSTILILLLLYGRYQKKAANLIQEYTASSNEVAQETLSLMRTVRVYGTEKLELRRYSKWLGKLADISMRQNAAYGFWNFSFNTLYHSMQVIAVLVGGMFILAGHISAEQLTKFILYSEWLIYSTWWVGDNVSSLMQSVGASEKVFRLMDLEPSSQLIAKGLKLQRLSGQIEFKNVSFCYPFRTTVPVLQQINFTVHPGEVVAIVGLSGSGKSTLVSLLLRLYEPTSGQICVDGYPVKDLDIKWFRERIGYVGQEPRLFRTDISSNIKYGCTRNISQEDVEWAAKQAFAHDFISSLPQGYQTLVDDELLSGGQKQRIAIARALLRDPDILVLDEATSALDAESEHNVKGTLRAVRRDLNTKRTVIVIAHRLSTIQAADRIVVMDSGNIIEMGNHSELLLRDGLYARLTKRQADAVA